One part of the Saprospiraceae bacterium genome encodes these proteins:
- a CDS encoding aspartate kinase has product MKVFKFGGASVKDAEGIRNVSTIIKDYQKGEPLVVIVSATGKTTNQLEEVVLTKFTSIPESLKLLHLIRDKHLRIAKELFLEIPQDLHQQIHEHFVEAEWVIEETREMPYDYVYDQIVSIGELVSSRLLTAWLLNSELPIVWADARNLIITNDTYRDGRVVWDKTNGKIVEQLKPELNFGKIIVTQGFIASTLENNTTTLGREGSDYTAAILSNALDAVGMYIWKDVPGVLTADPDLFVNATKLDRLSYTEAIEMTYYGCKVIHPKTIQPLKSKGIPLFVKSFIEPAGEGTLISGDIDLEYPPIVVLESNQALIHFSSKDLSFIAEHHLADLFNLFEKYRIKINMMRNTAISFSVCVGNERDRLSQLIREVEDEYKVVMDQDLELLTIRHYQDAMIPKLLEEKIVILEERIRKTLQMVIKNAPAIMHKRI; this is encoded by the coding sequence ATGAAAGTTTTTAAGTTTGGAGGTGCTTCTGTTAAAGATGCAGAAGGAATACGAAATGTCTCAACGATTATAAAAGACTACCAAAAAGGGGAACCTTTAGTTGTGATTGTATCTGCAACAGGTAAGACAACCAATCAATTAGAAGAGGTAGTTTTAACTAAATTCACATCCATTCCGGAATCTTTGAAATTATTGCATTTAATAAGAGATAAACATTTGCGAATAGCGAAAGAATTGTTTTTAGAGATCCCACAGGATTTACACCAACAAATTCATGAACATTTTGTCGAAGCGGAATGGGTGATTGAAGAAACACGAGAAATGCCATATGATTATGTTTATGACCAAATTGTAAGTATCGGTGAATTGGTATCAAGTCGATTATTAACCGCATGGTTATTAAATTCAGAACTCCCAATTGTTTGGGCAGATGCGCGAAATTTAATTATTACCAATGATACCTATCGGGATGGAAGAGTTGTTTGGGATAAAACAAATGGTAAAATAGTTGAACAACTAAAACCTGAATTGAATTTTGGAAAAATAATTGTAACGCAAGGATTCATAGCTTCTACCCTGGAAAACAACACGACAACCCTCGGCAGGGAAGGTTCAGATTATACTGCAGCTATTTTATCAAATGCCTTAGATGCAGTTGGAATGTACATATGGAAAGATGTTCCCGGCGTTTTAACAGCAGATCCAGATTTATTTGTAAATGCGACTAAATTGGATCGTTTGAGTTACACCGAAGCAATAGAGATGACCTATTATGGTTGTAAGGTGATTCATCCAAAAACAATACAACCATTAAAAAGTAAAGGGATTCCACTTTTTGTAAAATCATTTATTGAACCTGCAGGAGAGGGTACTTTAATTTCGGGAGATATTGATTTAGAATATCCACCCATTGTTGTTTTAGAATCAAATCAAGCGTTGATTCATTTTTCTTCTAAAGATCTCTCTTTTATTGCAGAACATCATCTTGCTGATTTATTTAACTTGTTTGAAAAGTACAGGATAAAAATAAACATGATGCGAAATACTGCCATTTCATTTTCTGTTTGTGTAGGTAATGAGAGGGATCGTTTATCCCAATTGATCAGGGAAGTTGAAGATGAGTATAAAGTGGTGATGGATCAAGATTTAGAATTATTGACAATACGCCATTATCAAGATGCTATGATCCCAAAGTTATTGGAAGAAAAAATAGTAATACTAGAAGAAAGGATTCGTAAAACTTTACAAATGGTCATAAAAAATGCACCTGCGATTATGCATAAACGTATTTAA
- a CDS encoding ABC transporter ATP-binding protein, whose translation MSARIDTTLPKIIELQKVSQSYDNGKTYVIKELDLLIVDKPAQGQFITILGASGCGKSTLLRYIAGLQLPTKGEVFIHGKLRNEKDHVGMIFQQYSSFPWKTVLENVATGLEYLDVSPKERTQRALEMIELVGLKGHEQKYAQYPTLSGGQLQRVAIARSLLTNQEILLLDEPFGALDIRTRVQMQELLLEIWHKFHSTFIFVTHDIGEAVYLSDEIYIMKSASSDFVDHILVDLPLDRNRNTKKLPQYLELVRTIEDMMLKISNN comes from the coding sequence ATGAGCGCTCGAATAGATACTACCTTACCTAAAATAATAGAATTACAAAAAGTAAGTCAGTCTTATGATAATGGAAAAACATATGTAATTAAAGAGCTTGACCTTTTGATCGTCGACAAACCGGCACAAGGACAATTTATCACGATTCTGGGTGCTTCGGGTTGCGGCAAATCAACATTGCTCAGATATATTGCGGGTTTGCAATTGCCAACAAAGGGCGAGGTCTTCATTCATGGAAAATTGAGAAATGAAAAGGATCATGTTGGAATGATTTTTCAGCAATATTCTTCCTTTCCTTGGAAAACCGTTTTAGAAAATGTAGCAACCGGTTTAGAGTATCTGGATGTGTCTCCTAAAGAACGGACGCAAAGAGCCTTGGAGATGATTGAATTAGTTGGTTTAAAAGGACACGAACAAAAGTACGCTCAATATCCGACCCTTTCCGGAGGGCAACTGCAAAGAGTTGCCATTGCAAGGTCTTTATTAACAAATCAAGAGATTTTATTACTAGATGAGCCTTTTGGAGCACTGGATATAAGAACCAGAGTTCAAATGCAAGAGTTGTTATTAGAAATTTGGCATAAATTTCATTCCACCTTTATATTTGTAACACATGATATCGGGGAAGCAGTTTATTTATCGGATGAAATTTATATTATGAAATCAGCATCTTCAGATTTTGTGGATCACATTCTTGTGGATTTGCCACTGGATCGAAACAGAAATACCAAAAAGCTTCCACAATATTTGGAATTAGTAAGAACCATTGAAGATATGATGTTGAAAATTTCAAACAATTAG